The Streptomyces sp. P9-A4 genome contains a region encoding:
- the gatC gene encoding Asp-tRNA(Asn)/Glu-tRNA(Gln) amidotransferase subunit GatC: MPGITREEVAHLARLARLELKGEELEHFAGQLDDIIGAVARVSEVADQDVPPTSHPLPLTNVMRADEVRPSLTPEQALSGAPAQEQQRFKVPQILGED, translated from the coding sequence ATGCCTGGCATCACGCGCGAGGAGGTCGCCCACCTCGCACGGCTGGCGCGTCTGGAGCTGAAGGGCGAAGAACTCGAACACTTCGCCGGCCAGCTCGACGACATCATCGGCGCGGTCGCCCGCGTCTCCGAGGTCGCCGACCAAGACGTACCGCCGACCTCCCACCCGCTGCCGCTGACCAATGTCATGCGCGCGGACGAGGTCCGTCCGTCGCTCACCCCCGAGCAGGCGCTCTCCGGCGCCCCGGCCCAGGAGCAGCAGCGTTTCAAGGTGCCGCAGATCCTGGGGGAGGACTAA
- the ligA gene encoding NAD-dependent DNA ligase LigA yields MAVEQGALPAEAREKHADLAERVEEHRFRYYVKDQPVISDGDFDKLLRALEALEEEYPELRTPDSPTQKVAGQYETEFTSVEHRERMLSLDNAFDDEELAVWAERVARDVGTPDFHYLCELKVDGLAVNLTYEHGRLTRAATRGDGRTGEDITPNVRTITDIPERLHGDRIPDLVEIRGEVYFPMEAFEGLNARLVEAGDKPFANPRNAAAGSLRQKDPKVTASRPLHMVVHGIGAREGFDIDCLSHAYELLHEWGLPTARHNRVVDSLDGVREFIAYFGENRHSVEHEIDGVVVKLDEIPLQGRLGSTARAPRWAIAWKYAPEEVNTRLIDIKVGVGRTGRVTPYAQVEPVTVAGSEVEFATLHNQEVVKAKGVLIGDTVVLRKAGDVIPEILGPVADLRDGTEREFVMPAECPECGTPLKAMKEGDIDLRCPNARTCPAQLRERLFFLAGRQCLDIENFGAVAAAALTRPLEPAVPPLVDEGDLFDLTIEQLLPIKAYVLDPDSGLPKRDAKTGEEKIVTVFANQKGEPKKNALSMLENIAAARTRPLARFINGLSIRHVGPVAAEALAREFRSLERIEQASEEELAAVDGVGGIIAAAVKQWFAEEWHREIVRKWRAAGVTLEDEGAGEDVGPRPLEGLTVVVTGTLEKFTRDGAKESLQSLGAKVTGSVSKKTAFVVVGENPGSKYDKAMQLKVPVLNEDGFTILLEQGPEAAREAAVPVAE; encoded by the coding sequence GTGGCAGTCGAACAGGGGGCTCTGCCCGCCGAGGCACGGGAGAAGCACGCCGACCTGGCCGAGCGGGTCGAGGAGCACCGCTTCCGGTACTACGTGAAGGACCAGCCGGTCATCAGCGACGGCGACTTCGACAAGCTCCTGCGCGCGCTGGAAGCGCTGGAGGAGGAGTACCCGGAGCTGCGCACACCGGACTCGCCGACGCAGAAGGTCGCGGGGCAGTACGAGACCGAGTTCACCTCCGTCGAGCACCGCGAGCGGATGCTCTCCCTCGACAACGCCTTCGACGACGAGGAACTGGCCGTCTGGGCCGAGCGGGTCGCGCGGGACGTCGGCACGCCCGACTTCCACTACCTGTGCGAGCTCAAGGTCGACGGCCTCGCCGTCAACCTCACGTACGAGCACGGGCGGCTGACCCGGGCCGCCACCCGGGGCGACGGCCGCACCGGCGAGGACATCACGCCCAACGTCCGGACGATCACCGACATCCCGGAGCGGCTCCACGGGGACCGGATCCCGGACCTGGTGGAGATCCGGGGCGAGGTCTACTTCCCGATGGAGGCCTTCGAGGGGCTCAACGCCCGCCTGGTGGAGGCCGGTGACAAGCCCTTCGCCAATCCGCGGAACGCGGCGGCGGGTTCGCTCCGCCAGAAGGACCCCAAGGTCACCGCCTCCCGCCCGCTCCACATGGTCGTCCACGGCATCGGCGCCCGCGAGGGCTTCGACATCGACTGTCTCTCCCACGCCTACGAGCTGCTGCACGAGTGGGGCCTCCCCACCGCCCGGCACAACCGGGTGGTCGACTCGCTCGACGGCGTACGGGAGTTCATCGCGTACTTCGGGGAGAACCGCCACTCCGTCGAGCACGAGATCGACGGAGTCGTCGTCAAGCTCGACGAGATCCCCCTCCAGGGCCGGCTGGGCTCCACCGCGCGCGCCCCGCGCTGGGCCATCGCCTGGAAGTACGCGCCGGAGGAGGTCAACACCAGGCTGATCGACATCAAGGTCGGCGTCGGCCGCACCGGGCGCGTCACCCCGTACGCGCAGGTGGAGCCGGTCACGGTCGCCGGCTCCGAGGTCGAGTTCGCCACCCTCCACAACCAGGAGGTGGTCAAGGCCAAGGGCGTGCTGATCGGCGACACGGTCGTGCTGCGCAAGGCCGGCGATGTGATCCCCGAGATCCTAGGGCCGGTCGCGGACCTGCGGGACGGCACCGAGCGGGAGTTCGTGATGCCCGCCGAGTGCCCGGAGTGCGGGACGCCGCTGAAGGCGATGAAGGAGGGCGACATCGACCTCCGCTGCCCGAACGCCCGGACCTGCCCGGCGCAGCTGCGGGAGCGGCTCTTCTTCCTGGCCGGCCGCCAGTGCCTGGACATCGAGAACTTCGGCGCGGTCGCCGCCGCGGCGCTGACCCGCCCGCTGGAGCCGGCCGTGCCGCCGCTCGTGGACGAGGGCGACCTCTTCGACCTGACCATCGAGCAGCTGCTGCCGATCAAGGCGTACGTCCTCGACCCGGACAGCGGGCTGCCCAAGCGGGACGCGAAGACCGGCGAGGAGAAGATCGTCACGGTCTTCGCCAACCAGAAGGGCGAGCCGAAGAAGAACGCGCTGTCCATGCTGGAGAACATCGCGGCGGCGAGGACCCGCCCGCTGGCCCGCTTCATCAACGGGCTCTCCATCCGGCACGTGGGGCCGGTCGCGGCCGAGGCGCTGGCCCGTGAGTTCCGCTCCCTGGAGCGGATCGAGCAGGCGAGCGAGGAGGAGCTGGCGGCCGTCGACGGCGTCGGCGGGATCATCGCGGCGGCGGTGAAGCAGTGGTTCGCCGAGGAGTGGCACCGAGAGATCGTGCGCAAGTGGCGCGCGGCCGGGGTCACCCTGGAGGACGAGGGCGCCGGGGAGGACGTGGGACCCCGTCCGCTGGAGGGGCTCACGGTCGTGGTGACCGGCACTCTGGAGAAGTTCACCAGGGATGGCGCAAAAGAGTCCCTCCAGAGCCTCGGAGCGAAGGTGACCGGTTCCGTTTCGAAGAAGACCGCCTTCGTGGTCGTCGGTGAAAACCCCGGTTCGAAGTACGACAAGGCGATGCAGTTGAAGGTTCCGGTTCTGAACGAGGACGGCTTCACGATCCTGCTCGAACAAGGGCCCGAGGCCGCTCGGGAGGCCGCGGTACCCGTCGCCGAGTAG
- a CDS encoding putative bifunctional diguanylate cyclase/phosphodiesterase, whose protein sequence is MEPTESAARVPRPQGLVAPLGFTSRLSAAVVGIAAVVLVAGLQRALSTGHGLFPGGVTGWSFAVLTGLIVGHLVALGRDRWWGGTGSGAALTLAVLLLYGWVPAGLVSLTVVSLVGAARRHRWRQGLLHAAADVLGVAAAALLLALFGDVPSVEQPWHPLDWTIGDLPEIVLAAGAYLVVTRLLLWYTLAPQGRGLPTVARTALLRQGLVAVALLGIAPLLCVVAATRPVLLPLFAVPLIALDSTLWIARARAEEQLRDPLTGLPNRQWLLERAWTALEEAEGEGARAALVLIDLDRFRSVNDTLGHLAGDRLLLQIADRLRLALPRGAEAARLGGDEFAVLLPTADSTTSAQRVARHLVAELSSPLDLDGLTLVLEASAGVAVFPDHALDAEGLLRRADVAMYQAKRDRTGVEVYESKRDSNTPDRLGLLGDLRRALDAGDVELHYQPKVRFDGQVAGLEALVRWVHPERGKVPPDEFIAIAESSGLMPHLTEYVLETALAQVARWRAQGLDVPVAVNVSPRDVHTPGFAGAVAARLARHGVPAGALQLEITEHVLLEDPQRAADTLNGLTGHGVKMSLDDFGTGYSSLVHLRRLPVSELKIDRSFVARLAVDTEDAEIVRCTVDLAHSLGLLVVAEGVEDDETWERLRDLGCDAVQGWLVAAAMPPGEATAWLLARGEHGWRRPADIAAQMELDHPSGQVVQ, encoded by the coding sequence ATGGAACCGACCGAGAGCGCCGCCCGAGTGCCACGGCCGCAGGGCCTCGTGGCACCCCTGGGCTTCACCTCCCGGCTGTCCGCAGCCGTGGTGGGCATCGCCGCCGTCGTGCTCGTCGCCGGGCTTCAGCGAGCCCTGAGCACCGGCCACGGACTCTTCCCCGGCGGGGTCACCGGCTGGTCCTTCGCCGTCCTCACCGGACTCATCGTCGGACACCTGGTCGCGCTCGGCCGCGACCGCTGGTGGGGCGGCACCGGCTCCGGCGCCGCCCTCACCCTCGCCGTCCTCCTGCTGTACGGCTGGGTGCCCGCCGGGCTGGTCTCGCTGACCGTCGTCAGCCTCGTCGGCGCCGCCCGCCGGCACCGCTGGCGCCAGGGCCTGCTGCACGCCGCCGCCGACGTCCTCGGGGTCGCCGCCGCCGCCCTCCTGCTCGCCCTCTTCGGCGACGTACCCAGCGTCGAACAGCCCTGGCACCCCCTCGACTGGACGATCGGGGACCTCCCGGAAATCGTCCTCGCCGCCGGCGCCTACCTCGTGGTCACCCGGCTCCTCCTGTGGTACACGCTGGCCCCCCAGGGCCGCGGGCTGCCCACCGTCGCCCGCACCGCCCTCCTCCGGCAGGGCCTCGTCGCCGTCGCCCTGCTCGGCATCGCCCCGCTGCTCTGCGTGGTCGCCGCCACCCGGCCGGTCCTGCTGCCGCTCTTCGCCGTCCCCCTCATCGCCCTCGACTCCACCCTCTGGATCGCCCGCGCCCGCGCCGAGGAACAGCTGCGCGACCCGCTGACCGGGCTCCCCAACCGCCAGTGGCTCCTGGAGCGGGCCTGGACCGCCCTGGAGGAGGCCGAGGGCGAGGGCGCCCGCGCCGCCCTCGTCCTGATCGACCTCGACCGCTTCCGGTCCGTCAACGACACCCTCGGCCACCTCGCGGGCGACCGGCTGCTCCTCCAGATCGCCGACCGGCTCCGCCTCGCGCTGCCCCGCGGCGCCGAGGCCGCCCGGCTCGGCGGCGACGAGTTCGCCGTCCTGCTGCCCACCGCCGACTCCACCACCAGCGCCCAGCGGGTCGCCCGCCACCTCGTCGCCGAACTGTCCTCCCCGCTCGACCTGGACGGACTCACCCTCGTCCTGGAGGCCAGCGCCGGCGTCGCCGTCTTCCCCGACCACGCCCTCGACGCCGAAGGCCTGCTGCGCCGCGCCGACGTCGCCATGTACCAGGCCAAGCGGGACCGCACCGGCGTCGAGGTCTACGAGTCCAAGCGCGACTCCAACACCCCCGACCGGCTCGGCCTCCTCGGCGACCTCCGCCGCGCCCTCGACGCCGGCGATGTCGAACTCCACTACCAGCCCAAGGTCCGCTTCGACGGCCAGGTCGCCGGCCTCGAAGCACTGGTGCGCTGGGTCCACCCCGAGCGCGGCAAGGTCCCGCCGGACGAGTTCATCGCCATCGCCGAGTCCTCCGGCCTGATGCCCCACCTCACCGAATACGTCCTGGAGACCGCCCTCGCCCAGGTCGCCCGCTGGCGCGCCCAGGGCCTCGACGTCCCGGTCGCCGTCAACGTCTCACCGCGCGACGTCCACACCCCCGGCTTCGCCGGCGCCGTCGCCGCGAGGCTCGCCCGCCACGGCGTCCCGGCCGGCGCGCTCCAGCTGGAGATAACGGAACACGTGCTCCTGGAGGACCCCCAGCGGGCCGCCGACACGCTCAACGGCCTCACCGGCCACGGCGTCAAGATGTCCCTCGACGACTTCGGCACCGGCTACTCCTCCCTCGTCCATCTGCGCCGGCTGCCCGTCAGCGAACTCAAGATCGACCGCTCCTTCGTCGCCCGGCTCGCCGTCGACACCGAGGACGCCGAGATCGTCCGCTGCACCGTCGACCTCGCCCACTCCCTCGGGCTGCTCGTCGTCGCCGAGGGCGTCGAGGACGACGAGACCTGGGAGCGCCTGCGCGACCTGGGCTGCGACGCCGTCCAGGGCTGGCTGGTCGCCGCCGCGATGCCGCCCGGCGAGGCCACCGCGTGGCTCCTCGCCCGGGGCGAGCACGGCTGGCGCCGACCCGCCGACATCGCCGCCCAGATGGAGCTGGACCACCCCTCCGGCCAGGTCGTTCAGTAG
- the gatA gene encoding Asp-tRNA(Asn)/Glu-tRNA(Gln) amidotransferase subunit GatA, with product MTDNIIKLTAAEIAGKIAAGELTAVEVTEAHLARIEAVDEKVHAFLHVDREGALAQARAVDEKRARGEKLGPLAGVPLALKDIFTTAGMPTTVGSKILEGWIPPYDATLVKNLKAADVVILGKTNMDEFAMGSSTENSAYGPTGNPWDLTRIPGGSGGGSSAALAAYEAPLAIGTDTGGSIRQPAAVTGTVGVKPTYGGVSRYGMVAFSSSLDQGGPCARTVLDAALLHEAIAGHDPLDSTSIDAPVPPVVEAARNGSVAGMRVGVVKQFRGEGYQAGVVQRFDESVELLKSLGAEIVELDCPTFDLALSAYYLIAPSECSSNLARFDAMRYGLRVGDDGTRSAEDVTALTREAGFGDEVKRRVILGTYALSSGYYDAYYGSAQKVRTLITREFEKAFEEVDVIVSPTTPTTAFPIGERADDPMAMYLADLCTIPTNLAGNAAMSLPCGLAPEDGLPVGLQIIAPAMKDDRLYKVGAAVEAAFVERWGHPLLEEAPSL from the coding sequence ATGACGGACAACATCATCAAGCTCACCGCGGCCGAGATCGCCGGGAAGATCGCCGCCGGCGAACTGACCGCCGTCGAGGTCACCGAGGCCCACCTCGCCCGCATCGAGGCCGTCGACGAGAAGGTGCACGCCTTCCTGCACGTCGACCGTGAGGGCGCGCTCGCCCAGGCCCGTGCCGTCGACGAGAAGCGCGCCCGGGGCGAGAAGCTCGGCCCGCTCGCCGGTGTGCCGCTCGCGCTCAAGGACATCTTCACCACCGCCGGCATGCCGACGACCGTGGGCTCGAAGATCCTCGAGGGCTGGATCCCGCCGTACGACGCGACGCTGGTCAAGAACCTCAAGGCCGCCGACGTCGTCATCCTCGGCAAGACCAACATGGACGAGTTCGCGATGGGCTCCTCCACGGAGAACAGCGCGTACGGCCCGACCGGCAACCCCTGGGACCTGACCCGGATCCCCGGCGGCTCCGGCGGTGGCTCGTCCGCCGCCCTCGCCGCGTACGAGGCGCCCCTCGCCATCGGCACGGACACCGGCGGCTCGATCCGCCAGCCCGCCGCCGTCACCGGCACCGTCGGCGTCAAGCCGACCTACGGCGGCGTCTCCCGCTACGGCATGGTGGCCTTCTCGTCCTCGCTCGACCAGGGCGGCCCCTGCGCCCGTACGGTCCTGGACGCGGCCCTCCTGCACGAGGCGATCGCCGGGCACGACCCGCTCGACTCGACCTCCATCGACGCCCCGGTCCCGCCGGTCGTCGAGGCCGCCCGCAACGGCTCGGTGGCCGGTATGCGCGTCGGCGTCGTCAAGCAGTTCCGCGGCGAGGGCTACCAGGCCGGTGTCGTGCAGCGCTTCGACGAGTCCGTCGAGCTGCTCAAGTCGCTGGGCGCCGAGATCGTCGAGCTGGACTGCCCGACCTTCGACCTGGCCCTCTCGGCGTACTACCTGATCGCGCCGTCCGAGTGCTCCTCGAACCTGGCCCGCTTCGACGCCATGCGCTACGGCCTGCGGGTCGGCGACGACGGCACCCGTTCGGCCGAGGACGTCACCGCCCTCACCCGTGAGGCCGGCTTCGGCGACGAGGTCAAGCGCCGTGTCATCCTCGGTACGTACGCGCTCAGCTCCGGCTACTACGACGCGTACTACGGCTCGGCGCAGAAGGTCCGCACCCTCATCACCCGCGAGTTCGAGAAGGCCTTCGAGGAGGTGGACGTGATCGTCTCCCCGACGACGCCCACCACCGCCTTCCCGATCGGCGAGCGCGCCGACGACCCGATGGCGATGTACCTCGCGGACCTGTGCACCATCCCGACCAACCTGGCCGGCAACGCCGCCATGTCGCTGCCCTGCGGCCTGGCGCCCGAGGACGGTCTGCCGGTCGGTCTGCAGATCATCGCTCCCGCCATGAAGGACGACCGGCTGTACAAGGTCGGCGCCGCCGTCGAGGCCGCGTTCGTGGAAAGGTGGGGGCACCCGCTGCTCGAGGAGGCTCCGTCGCTGTGA
- a CDS encoding TIGR00730 family Rossman fold protein: protein MNICVFLSAADLDERYTAPAREFARLLGKAGHTLVWGGSDTGLMKVVADGVEEAGGRLVGVSVDFLAHKARPHADQMVVAKDLAERKALLLAKSDAIVVMVGGTGTLDEATEILELKKHGKHTKPVVLLNTAGFYDGLMTQFHRMEEEGFLPLPLADLATFVDDAPTALAYLEASIASR, encoded by the coding sequence ATGAACATCTGCGTCTTCCTCTCCGCGGCCGACCTCGACGAGCGCTACACGGCCCCCGCCCGCGAGTTCGCCCGCCTCCTCGGAAAGGCCGGTCACACCCTGGTCTGGGGCGGCTCCGACACCGGCCTGATGAAGGTCGTCGCGGACGGCGTCGAAGAGGCCGGCGGCCGGCTCGTCGGCGTCTCCGTCGACTTCCTCGCCCACAAGGCCCGCCCGCACGCCGACCAGATGGTCGTCGCCAAGGACCTGGCCGAGCGCAAGGCCCTCCTCCTCGCCAAGTCCGACGCGATCGTGGTCATGGTCGGCGGAACCGGCACCCTCGACGAGGCCACCGAGATCCTGGAGCTGAAGAAGCACGGCAAGCACACCAAGCCGGTGGTCCTGCTCAACACCGCGGGCTTCTACGACGGCCTGATGACCCAGTTCCACCGCATGGAGGAGGAGGGCTTCCTCCCGCTCCCCCTCGCCGACCTGGCGACCTTCGTCGACGACGCCCCGACGGCCCTCGCGTACCTGGAGGCGAGCATCGCCTCCCGCTGA
- a CDS encoding SDR family oxidoreductase, whose product MVTMATHVITGAGSGIGAAVARRLHARGDELVLHARDAGRAKELAGRFPGSRTLVGDLADPDRLSWAFSHQGMPERVDSLLHIAGVVDLGPIGDLTPKTWHHQLNVNLIAPAELTRHLLPQLRVSQGHVLFVNSGAGLSAHAEWGAYAASKHGLKALADALRHEEHANGVRVTSVYPGRTASPMQAKVHQQEGKEYDASKWIDPESVATAILTAIDLPRDAEINDLTVRPGR is encoded by the coding sequence ATGGTGACCATGGCTACACATGTGATCACCGGAGCCGGTTCCGGCATCGGCGCGGCCGTCGCTCGCCGCCTCCACGCGCGCGGGGACGAGCTCGTGCTGCACGCGCGCGACGCGGGCCGCGCCAAGGAGCTCGCCGGACGGTTCCCCGGGTCCCGGACGCTCGTCGGGGACCTCGCCGACCCCGACCGGCTCTCCTGGGCGTTCTCGCACCAGGGCATGCCCGAGCGGGTGGACAGCCTGCTGCACATCGCGGGCGTCGTCGACCTCGGCCCGATCGGCGACCTCACCCCCAAGACCTGGCACCACCAGCTCAACGTCAACCTGATCGCCCCCGCCGAACTCACCCGGCACCTGCTGCCCCAGCTGCGGGTCTCCCAGGGGCACGTCCTCTTCGTGAACTCCGGCGCCGGGCTCAGCGCGCACGCCGAGTGGGGCGCGTACGCCGCCTCCAAGCACGGCCTCAAGGCCCTCGCGGACGCCCTGCGCCACGAGGAGCACGCGAACGGCGTACGGGTGACCTCGGTCTACCCGGGCCGCACCGCGAGCCCCATGCAGGCGAAGGTGCACCAGCAGGAGGGCAAGGAGTACGACGCGTCGAAGTGGATCGACCCCGAGTCGGTCGCCACCGCGATCCTCACCGCGATCGACCTCCCGCGCGACGCGGAGATCAACGACCTCACCGTCCGTCCGGGGCGGTAG
- the gatB gene encoding Asp-tRNA(Asn)/Glu-tRNA(Gln) amidotransferase subunit GatB: MTVTELLSYEAALAEYDPVMGLEVHVELGTKTKMFCGCSTELGAEPNSQTCPTCLGLPGSLPVVNAIGVESAIKIGLALHCEIAEWCRFARKNYFYPDMPKNFQTSQYDEPIAFNGYLDVQLEDGEIFRVEIERAHMEEDTGKSLHVGGATGRIHGASHSLLDYNRAGIPLIEIVTKPIEGAGERAPEVAKAYVAELRELIRALDVSDARMDKGQMRCDVNLSLRPHGTEKFGTRSETKNVNSLRSVERAARFEIQRHAAVLSSGGTIVQETRHFHEDDGSTTSGRIKDNAEDYRYFPEPDLVPVAPARAWVEELRGTLPELPRVRRNRLREEWGVSELDMQSILNAGAVDAIVATIGAGADATSARKWWMGELARNANEQGVSLEELAITPADVARVSALVAAGDLNDKLARQVIEGVLAGEGTPDEVVEKRGLKVVSDDGALGTAVDEAIAGNAAIADKIRGGKVAAVGALVGAVMKATRGQADAAKVKDLILEKLGVSEG, from the coding sequence GTGACTGTCACTGAACTGCTGTCGTACGAAGCGGCGCTCGCCGAGTACGACCCCGTCATGGGCCTTGAGGTCCATGTCGAGCTCGGCACCAAGACGAAGATGTTCTGCGGCTGCTCGACCGAGCTGGGCGCGGAGCCGAACTCGCAGACGTGCCCGACCTGCCTCGGCCTGCCCGGCTCGCTGCCCGTGGTCAACGCGATCGGCGTCGAGTCCGCCATCAAGATCGGCCTCGCGCTGCACTGCGAGATCGCCGAGTGGTGCCGCTTCGCCCGGAAGAACTACTTCTATCCGGACATGCCGAAGAACTTCCAGACCTCCCAGTACGACGAGCCGATCGCCTTCAACGGCTACCTGGACGTCCAGCTGGAGGACGGCGAGATCTTCCGCGTGGAGATCGAGCGCGCCCACATGGAGGAGGACACCGGCAAGTCGCTGCACGTCGGCGGCGCCACCGGCCGTATCCACGGCGCGTCCCACTCGCTGCTGGACTACAACCGGGCCGGCATTCCGCTCATCGAGATCGTCACCAAGCCGATCGAGGGCGCGGGCGAGCGGGCCCCCGAGGTCGCCAAGGCGTACGTCGCCGAGCTGCGCGAGCTGATCCGCGCGCTCGACGTCTCCGACGCGCGCATGGACAAGGGCCAGATGCGCTGCGACGTGAACCTGTCGCTGCGCCCGCACGGCACCGAGAAGTTCGGCACCCGCTCGGAGACGAAGAACGTCAACTCGCTCCGTTCGGTGGAGCGGGCGGCGCGTTTCGAGATCCAGCGGCACGCCGCGGTGCTGTCCTCCGGCGGCACGATCGTGCAGGAGACCCGTCACTTCCACGAGGACGACGGCTCCACCACCTCCGGCCGCATCAAGGACAACGCCGAGGACTACCGGTACTTCCCGGAGCCCGACCTGGTCCCCGTCGCCCCGGCCCGTGCCTGGGTCGAGGAGCTGCGCGGCACGCTGCCCGAGCTGCCGCGGGTGCGGCGCAACCGGCTGCGCGAGGAGTGGGGTGTGTCCGAGCTGGACATGCAGTCCATCCTCAACGCGGGCGCGGTCGACGCGATCGTCGCCACGATCGGGGCGGGCGCGGACGCGACCTCGGCCCGCAAGTGGTGGATGGGCGAGCTGGCCCGCAACGCCAACGAGCAGGGCGTCTCCCTCGAGGAGCTGGCGATCACGCCGGCGGACGTGGCCCGGGTCTCCGCCCTGGTCGCCGCCGGCGACCTGAACGACAAGCTGGCCCGTCAGGTCATCGAGGGCGTCCTCGCCGGCGAGGGCACCCCGGACGAGGTCGTCGAGAAGCGCGGTCTGAAGGTCGTCTCCGACGACGGCGCGCTCGGCACGGCCGTCGACGAGGCCATCGCGGGCAACGCGGCGATCGCCGACAAGATCCGCGGCGGCAAGGTCGCGGCGGTCGGCGCCCTGGTCGGCGCGGTCATGAAGGCCACCCGCGGTCAGGCCGACGCGGCGAAGGTCAAGGACCTGATCCTGGAGAAGCTGGGCGTCAGCGAGGGCTGA
- a CDS encoding methionine synthase has product MSETKAEDDRVAFGPATGVGSLPGGDAREAARTVTGSFEDFPFLAELPARGPGADMIGRTIGMLVDFYAHVEPSGWRISDRPGRDTRRARSWMGEDLDALEEFTQGYQGPLKVQAVGPWTLAAALELRGGEAALGDAGACRDLVGSLAEGLHTHLAELRKRIPGASPVLQLDEPSLTAVLRGHVRTASGYRTYRAVDRQVVESALREVIAVHDGPVVVHSCAPDVPFALLRRAGVAGVSFDFGLLTERDEESIGEAVEAGTRLFAGVVPSTDTALSDPGGSVMGVRTLWRRLGLNPGTLAESVVVTPTCGLAGASPAYARAALAHCVRAARSLADNPE; this is encoded by the coding sequence ATGAGCGAGACGAAGGCTGAAGACGACCGCGTGGCGTTCGGCCCCGCCACCGGCGTCGGGTCCCTGCCCGGCGGAGACGCCCGCGAGGCCGCGAGGACCGTCACCGGGTCCTTCGAGGACTTCCCGTTCCTGGCCGAACTGCCCGCCCGCGGCCCCGGCGCCGACATGATCGGCCGCACCATCGGCATGCTCGTCGACTTCTACGCGCACGTGGAGCCGAGCGGCTGGCGGATCAGCGACCGGCCCGGCCGCGACACCAGGCGGGCCCGTTCCTGGATGGGCGAGGACCTGGACGCCCTGGAGGAGTTCACCCAGGGCTACCAGGGCCCGCTCAAGGTGCAGGCGGTGGGCCCCTGGACGCTCGCCGCCGCCCTGGAGCTGCGCGGCGGCGAGGCGGCCCTCGGGGACGCCGGCGCCTGCCGCGACCTGGTCGGCTCGCTGGCCGAGGGGCTGCACACCCACCTCGCCGAGCTGCGCAAGCGCATCCCGGGCGCGAGCCCCGTGCTCCAGCTCGACGAGCCCTCGCTCACCGCCGTGCTGCGCGGCCACGTCCGTACCGCCAGCGGCTACCGCACCTACCGGGCCGTGGACCGGCAGGTCGTGGAGAGCGCCCTGCGCGAGGTGATCGCGGTCCACGACGGACCCGTGGTCGTCCACTCCTGCGCCCCCGACGTGCCCTTCGCGCTGCTCCGGCGGGCCGGAGTCGCCGGGGTCTCGTTCGACTTCGGGCTGCTCACCGAACGTGACGAGGAGTCGATCGGCGAGGCGGTGGAGGCCGGCACCAGGCTGTTCGCCGGTGTGGTGCCCTCCACCGACACGGCATTGTCCGACCCGGGCGGTAGCGTCATGGGTGTCAGGACGCTGTGGCGCAGGCTGGGGCTGAATCCGGGGACTCTCGCGGAGTCCGTGGTCGTCACGCCCACGTGCGGACTGGCGGGCGCTTCGCCCGCCTACGCCCGCGCGGCGCTCGCCCACTGTGTCCGGGCGGCGAGATCGCTCGCGGACAACCCAGAGTGA
- a CDS encoding alpha/beta fold hydrolase: protein MDEVSGTPSGFRGRVTSRDGTSIAYERYGEGPPVVLVSGALGTAAGERALAGLLARRFSVVAYDRRGRGGSGDTGPYAVEREIEDLAAVVGESGSGTALHGTGTGGTLALAAVAAGLSAGPVSVYEPSCPAEAAARWRRVAALLARGRRAAALDLFLADSAVPAELRPGVADLAHTLAYDFAVLGEGTAAERHLDRVHARVLVIDGGASPAGTRAAARALTAALPRARHRTLTGQTHEVAPHVLAPVLEEFLTEDREPVGVGVG, encoded by the coding sequence ATGGATGAGGTGAGCGGCACGCCGAGCGGGTTCCGGGGACGGGTCACGTCACGCGACGGGACGTCGATCGCGTACGAGAGGTACGGGGAGGGGCCGCCGGTCGTCCTGGTGAGCGGCGCCCTGGGCACGGCCGCGGGCGAGCGGGCGCTCGCCGGGCTGCTGGCCCGGCGGTTCTCGGTGGTGGCCTACGACCGGAGGGGGCGCGGCGGGAGCGGCGACACCGGGCCGTACGCGGTGGAGCGGGAGATCGAGGACCTGGCCGCGGTGGTCGGGGAGAGCGGTTCCGGTACGGCCCTGCACGGGACGGGCACGGGCGGCACGCTCGCGTTGGCCGCTGTCGCCGCCGGCCTTTCGGCGGGACCCGTCTCGGTCTACGAACCGTCCTGTCCGGCGGAGGCCGCGGCGCGGTGGCGGCGGGTGGCCGCGCTGCTCGCCCGGGGGCGGCGGGCGGCGGCGCTCGATCTCTTCCTGGCGGATTCGGCGGTACCGGCGGAACTGCGGCCGGGGGTCGCGGACCTGGCGCACACCCTCGCGTACGACTTCGCGGTCCTCGGCGAAGGGACGGCGGCGGAGCGGCACCTCGACCGGGTTCACGCGCGCGTGCTGGTGATCGACGGGGGCGCGAGCCCGGCGGGGACCCGCGCCGCGGCCCGCGCGCTGACGGCGGCCCTCCCCCGGGCCCGGCACCGCACCCTGACGGGCCAGACGCACGAGGTGGCCCCGCATGTGCTGGCCCCGGTCCTGGAGGAGTTCCTGACGGAGGACCGGGAGCCGGTGGGAGTGGGGGTGGGGTAG